Genomic segment of Engystomops pustulosus chromosome 8, aEngPut4.maternal, whole genome shotgun sequence:
AGGCGGGTCATTGGGATATTCTCTCGCAGTGGGCAGGAAGAGTATGCGTGGCTATCCTCCAGGCTGAGCAGGGTGGGGAGAGTGGTCCCTTTTACTATCACAAACTCCAATTCTCAGCAGTTCAGGCAGCAGGTCTCGGAGTGCACGGCCGCCATTTTGTATCATTCCAAGACCCGCGGAAGGATCAATATCGTCAATGTGACGGATTCACTGTATGATGAGGAGCTGCAATACATGTCAGGGAGGCTCGGTAAGAGGACGGCAGATACAATCTTACCAAATAGATTGATGGACTTTGTTGTGGTGGACTCGTCTTCTCTCCCATACAACCACCTGATGGTGTGGTGGTAAATGTGGGGTTATCCCTAGTTGGGTCTTGTTTCCTTCATGTCTGTCTGTATAGGGTAAACCTTGTGGTCCCAAGGAATTCCATATAGATCAGACCCAACGGCTCCACACATCAGCCCCGATTCCCTTTATAAACCCCACTCATTTagtcggaaactgcactaaaagtgataTTACCATGTGTggtgattcaataagattgtgcgccagacatcatgaatctggcgcttccccgcACCGGCccggcagagttcaccatcttttttttcggtgcacctttaccatagagagtgcgacacaatttgcaagctaAATAAGGTGCTCGGTCTGAATCAGGACCAATTTGTGTCATATGGAAGCAGCGtggtgcgccacaaaagggtcgcgggcgacacaatcccagcgcagacacttcttatacctgtgcacgacgttttagcctagaagaacgtgcacagtccaacaaaagtgccccattgtatcctcctCTCCTGGCGCCTTATAACATTGGCTCCACCAGGTTAGCTAGTAGGGCATCTTGACGTGTCAGCCGTAATGATCTTCTATCGATTGGTTATTGATGACTCCTTGAATTTACCATTAATAGACAGAAGATCCTAACAGTTACTTGGGTTGTAGACTAGAAAATACAGAATTGTGGTGCTGAACACAAGTCCATTATTTTACCATCATGATGAGATCCAGCCAGGAGCCATCACTGCGCAGGTACTTCCTCTCAGTGCTGGACAACGTCCAGAGGCAGGAGATGTGTCGTTGGTTCAGCTTGTTGAGGTCTATAGGATCTCTGAACCACCATGAAGGTGGGATACACATGGGATGACCTGACGCTCTTGTCCATTCTCATCTCACCTCTGTGTTATCTTTCACCCTCACAGGTAAGAGTAACGTGATTGTTGTGGTGGACGACGTGGAAGACAGCAGCGCCACTAAACAGAGGAGCATCCTGTCCGGCCAGCCGTCCATCGCTCAGCTGACCAGTGGCCTCTATCTGTTCACCACACAGGAGAAAAGTCAGGAGAAACTGCTGACGGAGAAAGTGCAGACAATGTACAAGATCATCCCTGAAGGTACAACCGAGGTCTAGGTCCAAAGTCATGGTGATGGCAGTGGTGGTGGGGCTCATCTAGACGACCATTGTCGTGAATTCCTTAATAAGAAGGACATCACGTTTACCGTTGAAATATACCAAACAGAATGATGGGAACGGTCATCTCCACCATCATCCACCATGATGGAAATCTCTACACTCCCTGCAATACCATCACAATCACATCAATTCTCCTCTTGGAGTAGAAGGATCGGCCTTCTCTTTGTATTGAGATTTTCTGAtgtaataaacataaaataaaaattattttggcTGCATCTCTTGGTAAAGTGTGATACATAAGGTGGAGGATGATCACTTCTTGAGGGTCTTTAGATAAAGTAAAGAACACAAATATCTTCTCTTCCCCTAGGGTGGAGCAGCTGTAGCCTTGTATCCGATGTAGTAAGTATACATTCAGCATCCATGAAAATAGCTCCTGAAGGCCACTGTGATGACTAAATGTCTTGTCTGTTGTCTTCAGATCTTAGTCTTCTTGGTCATCGCTCCCTGGTTCTACTTCATCCATTCCGCCTACCATGTAAGTTGAGAGAACATTGAGAGGTCCTTGAGGTGTTTTAGGTGTTAAGGGTCACAAGGTTTCGGTGCTACCTGACTTGTTGTACACAGTGGCACTAGATTATCTCATCTCTGAGGTCAtggatcttcttctctcttcaGCTCATCTTTCTGATCACAACAAACCTGACCGGATCTTTCCTTGTGTATCACGATATCTATGATCTGAATCACGTGAGTATTACAGGCAACTAAGAAGATGTGTACAAGGTTCATACGGACAGAACAACATTATATGTGGACCTAGTTCTTTGGACCCTCCAGATGAAATGATTCGAGGGACCCACTCTCCACAATCCCTAGGAACTAGATCCTAGAAGCCTCCACATTGGTTTGTGCTTTTACTCCACCTGTGGGGTCAATGGACGATCCTTTGGGGGGATTTttacaaaaagtcccaaaaagccAGAAGAGCCGAAGAACATTAAAGACAgaattattaaagggccaaagccacttcaaTAAATCTATGTATCTATGGTACAACGACCCCTGTGTCTCTACAGCCACCCAGTGACTAGTGGTTATCCACCAGAAAACCATCAGTGGTTCCTCAGATATAATGTACTGCATATTATCCCCTTTAGTCTCCCGGTGGGGGTGGAAGCCCTGTGAGTTAGATTGTTAGCTTTTTGTGCATAAGTGATAACAGTATAACTTGGGCCAATCCCTTTCATTAAGAACATAACTGGGAGATTGTCATTTCAGGAGGATATACGCTGTGTCAGTGGCCAGctctgtagggcagggtgtaggtGGGTGTAGTGGACTAACTAGCTCTACATGTGAGGGTCTCGAGGAATTAATACTAAATCACTGCCCTCCGTACATTCCTGAATGCCATTGGTTTGTGTTTTGAGGGAAGATattgcggcagatttacttaaccggtccattcgcgatccaacggcgcattctctgcggtggattcgggtccggccgggattcattgggggtcatttactaagggcccgattcgcgttttcctgacgtgttacccgaatatttccgatttgcgccgatttcccctgaattgccgcgggattttgtggcgcatcggcgccggcatgcacgcaacggaaatcgggggccgtgggcgaacgaaaacccaacggattcggaaaaatcgctgcatttaaaaaaaaaaaaaaatgtcgcggagcttgcacttaccttcactaggaataggccggtgaacttgagtgcgttccgatgctcttcagcgcagcagcgccacctggtggacgtcggaggaactgccttagtgaatcccgtccggacccgaattcaccgcagagaacgcgccactggatcgcgaatggaccgggtaagtaaatctgccccattaaggcagttcctccgacgtccaccaggtggcgctgaagagcatcggaacgcactcaagtacaccggcctattcctagtgaaggtaagtgcaagctccgcaacgcttttttttttttttaatgcggcattttttccaaatccgtcgggttttcgttcggccacgccccccgatttccatcacgtgcatgccagcgccgatgcgccacaattagagatgagcgagcactaaaatgctcgggtgctcgttattcgagacaaacttttcctgatgctcgagtgctcgtctcgaataacgagccccattgaagtcaatgggagactcaagcatttttcaaagggaccatggttcaggaataaaatgtgttatttaattgaaaaagaatgtcttctgataagtgatcagatgtatgcaaacatctgcaatctattcttcactgttccgtgcgtatattatctcccgacaagttatcagatgtgaagaacagtgaagaatagaataaaaacagtgaacacaggatgatttaagtgaaaaacagtgaagaatagattacagatgttcggcacatctgcttacttgtcgggagatacgctgtcccgggatccgctgctcttcttccactgaagtctccccgatctctctgcccttcccgatgtctctgtgccgctgccccgctgtctcggtgcctgccgctgccctgctgtctcggtgcctgccgctgcccgtgctgctccccgtgcctgccgctgcccgtgctgctccccgtgcctgccgctgcccgtgctgctccccgtgcctgccgctgcctatgctgcctccgtgcctgccgctgcccgtgctgc
This window contains:
- the LOC140076254 gene encoding uncharacterized protein isoform X3 yields the protein MEPLVQRSARGKLGLVPLPYIFVVVLFPLWTAFSSHENSLLFSMCVIITVIVKGSLLSCWIVVRATSWLLQVMLVSCVLGAQIILLQSSLHASLFSLIFLVPPSTFSGICIFRLHLWKLGDDKKEVSSEDPVPRRNRRVIGIFSRSGQEEYAWLSSRLSRVGRVVPFTITNSNSQQFRQQVSECTAAILYHSKTRGRINIVNVTDSLYDEELQYMSGRLGKSNVIVVVDDVEDSSATKQRSILSGQPSIAQLTSGLYLFTTQEKSQEKLLTEKVQTMYKIIPEGWSSCSLVSDVILVFLVIAPWFYFIHSAYHLIFLITTNLTGSFLVYHDIYDLNHGAHMVGLVPVLVLMVLELSFLYWVESVIRMVLLIGQSLGTGAFILKISTS